From Streptomyces sp. NBC_01460, a single genomic window includes:
- a CDS encoding GNAT family N-acetyltransferase produces the protein MQADGAPEPFSTPRLDAIPLDVGHAEEMAAVLFDPALHTYTGGAPEDAGALRARYQRQSAGSPDPAELWWNWVLRLRTEGYLTGYVQATVRGARAEVAWVVGTRWQGNGYAKEAAAGLVRHLLDQGAVRTVVAHIHPDHAASAAVAAAAGLLPTDERADGEVRWRRDEPGRTGAERPMASGNGS, from the coding sequence ATGCAGGCCGACGGTGCCCCCGAACCCTTCTCCACTCCCCGCCTCGACGCGATCCCGCTCGACGTCGGACACGCGGAGGAGATGGCCGCTGTCCTCTTCGACCCCGCCCTCCACACGTACACCGGAGGCGCCCCGGAGGACGCCGGCGCCCTGCGCGCCCGCTACCAGCGCCAGAGCGCCGGCTCGCCCGACCCCGCCGAGCTCTGGTGGAACTGGGTGCTGCGCCTGCGTACCGAGGGGTACCTGACCGGGTACGTGCAGGCCACCGTGCGCGGGGCACGGGCGGAGGTGGCCTGGGTGGTCGGGACCCGGTGGCAGGGCAACGGATACGCGAAGGAAGCCGCGGCGGGGCTGGTCCGGCACCTGCTGGACCAGGGTGCCGTCCGTACCGTCGTCGCCCACATCCACCCGGACCACGCCGCCTCCGCCGCCGTGGCCGCCGCCGCGGGGCTCCTGCCGACGGACGAGCGGGCGGACGGCGAGGTGCGGTGGCGGCGGGACGAGCCCGGGAGGACGGGGGCGGAACGCCCGATGGCCTCCGGTAACGGTTCCTGA
- a CDS encoding GAF domain-containing SpoIIE family protein phosphatase, whose translation MGELGRLEALRLAGLTAAADPGMDRFARLVTRFLRVPVSLVSLLEADRQVFPGMVGLAEPWAGRRETPLSHSFCQHVVVDGRPLILEDTRVHPRTCASLAIPDLQVIAYAGMPLTDADGHVLGSLCAIDHKPRKWTEGELQDLGDLTAACSVELRLRIASEQIRQDRDHADLLLRASVELGHSRGLTDLTRRLRSLFRGPSDPSFVGLLLADGQGLRRVVDPDDVRPVEVAIDRLDLDAGYPSTLAMREQRTVFVPDHETLEAGYSAEAVAGYDSLGLRSVLCVPLAGSRGVLMWCWPEPHVLAVTEEAALTAVAGYVSQAVERTLFVENRLSTAERLQAAMLTDLPAVPGLDMSALYLPATDQDMVGGDWYDAYLLPGLPDATGHALMLSIGDIIGHDVQAAAVMGQVRSMLRQATLGHPAHSPAAALASVDGAFDALPLGPGATAVHARLDQDGARWWLTWSNAGHPPPLLRTPDGRVRALRAHDLLLLGAASSLGRHDHTEELPPGSVLLLYTDGLVERRDSDIDVSIQQTAAVLAAHGDEPLPQLLEALSHGLADVPQRDDVAVLVVRVDGDPGAQDVG comes from the coding sequence GTGGGCGAACTGGGGAGGTTGGAAGCCCTGCGGCTCGCGGGGCTCACCGCGGCGGCCGATCCGGGCATGGACCGGTTCGCGAGGCTGGTCACCCGCTTCCTCCGCGTCCCCGTGTCCCTGGTCTCGCTGCTGGAGGCCGACCGGCAGGTCTTCCCCGGCATGGTCGGACTCGCCGAGCCCTGGGCCGGGCGGCGCGAGACCCCTCTGAGCCACTCCTTCTGCCAGCACGTCGTCGTGGACGGCCGCCCGCTGATCCTGGAGGACACGCGGGTGCACCCGCGCACCTGCGCCAGCCTGGCCATCCCGGACCTCCAGGTGATCGCCTACGCCGGGATGCCGCTGACCGACGCCGACGGGCACGTCCTCGGCTCCCTCTGCGCCATCGACCACAAGCCGCGGAAGTGGACCGAGGGCGAACTGCAGGACCTCGGGGACCTCACCGCCGCCTGCTCGGTGGAACTGCGCCTGCGGATCGCCTCGGAACAGATCCGGCAGGACCGCGACCACGCCGACCTCCTGCTGCGCGCCTCCGTGGAGCTGGGCCACTCCCGTGGCCTCACCGACCTCACCCGCCGCCTGCGCAGCCTCTTCCGCGGCCCCTCGGACCCGTCCTTCGTGGGCCTGCTGCTCGCGGACGGCCAGGGACTGCGGCGCGTGGTCGACCCCGACGACGTACGGCCGGTGGAGGTCGCCATCGACCGGCTGGACCTGGACGCCGGCTACCCCAGCACCCTGGCCATGCGCGAACAGCGCACCGTCTTCGTCCCGGACCACGAGACCCTTGAGGCCGGATACAGCGCCGAAGCCGTGGCGGGGTACGACTCGCTGGGGCTCCGCTCCGTGCTGTGCGTCCCGCTGGCGGGCAGCCGGGGCGTGCTGATGTGGTGCTGGCCCGAGCCCCATGTGCTGGCGGTGACGGAGGAGGCGGCCCTCACCGCCGTCGCGGGGTACGTGAGCCAGGCGGTGGAACGCACCCTGTTCGTCGAGAACCGGCTCAGCACCGCCGAACGGCTCCAGGCCGCGATGCTGACGGACCTTCCGGCCGTGCCCGGCCTGGACATGTCCGCCCTGTACCTGCCGGCCACCGACCAGGACATGGTGGGCGGCGACTGGTACGACGCCTACCTCCTGCCGGGGCTCCCGGACGCCACGGGGCACGCCCTGATGCTGTCCATCGGGGACATCATCGGCCACGACGTCCAGGCCGCGGCCGTGATGGGCCAGGTCCGCAGCATGCTCCGCCAGGCCACCCTCGGCCACCCCGCCCACTCACCCGCAGCCGCGCTGGCCTCGGTCGACGGGGCCTTCGACGCGCTGCCCCTCGGCCCCGGCGCCACCGCGGTCCACGCCCGCCTCGACCAGGACGGCGCCCGCTGGTGGCTGACCTGGTCCAACGCCGGTCATCCCCCGCCACTGCTGCGCACACCCGACGGCCGTGTCCGGGCCCTGCGCGCGCACGACCTCCTCCTTCTCGGCGCCGCCAGCAGCCTCGGCCGTCACGACCACACGGAGGAACTTCCCCCGGGCAGCGTGCTCCTGCTGTACACCGACGGGCTGGTCGAGCGCCGTGACAGCGACATCGACGTGAGCATCCAGCAGACGGCGGCCGTCCTGGCGGCACACGGCGACGAGCCGCTCCCGCAGCTCCTGGAGGCGCTCTCCCACGGGCTGGCGGACGTCCCGCAACGGGACGACGTGGCGGTCCTCGTCGTCCGGGTCGACGGAGATCCCGGGGCTCAGGACGTGGGGTGA
- the serC gene encoding phosphoserine transaminase, whose product MADIQIPADLKPADGRFGAGPSKVRTEAVDALAATGTSLLGTSHRQAPVKNLVGEVRDGVRSLFSLPEGYEVILGNGGSTAFWDVATHGLIDNKSQHLNFGEFSSKFAKAAKLAPWLADPTVIASDPGTHPDPEAEAGVDVYAFTHNETSTGVAAPVKRVAGADEGSLVLVDATSGAGGLPVDITETDVYYFAPQKSFASDGGLWIGVFSPAALDRAARVHASGRHVPEFFSLPTAIDNSLKNQTYNTPALATLFLLNEQLKWMNTQGGLDFTTGRTAASSQHLYGWAEESKYATPFVTDPAKRSQVIGTIDFEDGIDAAAVAKVLRANGVVDTEPYRKLGRNQLRVAMFPAIDPADVQALTACIDYVIDKL is encoded by the coding sequence GTGGCTGACATCCAGATTCCCGCTGACCTCAAGCCCGCCGACGGACGTTTCGGCGCCGGGCCCTCCAAGGTGCGGACGGAGGCGGTCGACGCACTGGCCGCGACCGGCACCTCCCTTCTCGGTACCTCCCACCGCCAGGCCCCGGTCAAGAACCTGGTCGGCGAGGTGCGTGACGGCGTGCGCAGCCTCTTCTCCCTCCCCGAGGGGTACGAGGTCATCCTGGGCAACGGCGGCTCCACCGCCTTCTGGGACGTCGCGACGCACGGTCTGATCGACAACAAGTCCCAGCACCTGAACTTCGGCGAGTTCTCGTCGAAGTTCGCGAAGGCCGCCAAGCTCGCCCCGTGGCTGGCCGACCCGACCGTCATCGCCTCGGACCCGGGCACCCACCCGGACCCGGAGGCCGAGGCGGGCGTCGACGTCTACGCCTTCACCCACAACGAGACCTCGACGGGTGTGGCGGCTCCCGTCAAGCGGGTCGCGGGCGCCGACGAGGGCTCCCTCGTCCTCGTGGACGCCACCTCCGGTGCGGGCGGCCTGCCGGTCGACATCACCGAGACGGACGTCTACTACTTCGCCCCGCAGAAGTCCTTCGCCTCCGACGGCGGCCTGTGGATCGGTGTGTTCTCCCCGGCGGCCCTGGACCGCGCCGCGCGCGTCCACGCCTCGGGCCGGCACGTCCCGGAGTTCTTCTCGCTGCCCACGGCGATCGACAACTCCCTGAAGAACCAGACGTACAACACCCCGGCGCTGGCCACCCTCTTCCTGCTGAACGAGCAGCTGAAGTGGATGAACACCCAGGGCGGTCTGGACTTCACGACCGGCCGCACGGCCGCGTCCTCGCAGCACCTGTACGGCTGGGCCGAGGAGTCCAAGTACGCCACCCCGTTCGTCACCGACCCGGCGAAGCGCTCGCAGGTCATCGGCACGATCGACTTCGAGGACGGCATCGACGCGGCGGCCGTCGCCAAGGTGCTCCGCGCCAACGGCGTCGTCGACACCGAGCCGTACCGCAAGCTGGGCCGCAACCAGCTGCGCGTCGCGATGTTCCCGGCGATCGACCCGGCGGACGTCCAGGCGCTCACGGCCTGCATCGACTACGTGATCGACAAGCTCTGA
- a CDS encoding cytochrome P450 family protein, with protein MTRIVLDPFVADLDAESATLRAAGPLAEVELPGGVHCYAVTHHAEARQLLTDSRVVKDIGVWNAWQRGEIPMDWPLIGLVNPGRSMLTVDGADHRRLRTLVAQALTVKRVERLRASIEALTNASLDRLAALPKGETVDLKAEFAYPLPMNVISELMGVDAADHPRLKELFEKFFSTQTPPEEVPQMMADLGTLFTKIVDDKRANPGDDLTSALIAASEDGDHLTNEEIVNTLQLIIAAGHETTISLVVNVVEALQTHPEQRKRVLNGEVPWENVIEETLRWNTPTSHVLIRFATEDIEVGDTILPKGEGLLISFGALGRDEKQYGPTAGEFDITRSPNRHIAFGHGPHVCPGAALSRLEAGVALPALYERFPDLDLAVPASDLRNKPIVTQNDLYELPVDLG; from the coding sequence ATGACCCGGATCGTCCTCGATCCCTTCGTCGCCGACCTCGACGCCGAGAGCGCCACCCTGCGCGCCGCGGGCCCGCTGGCCGAGGTGGAGCTCCCCGGAGGGGTGCACTGCTACGCGGTGACGCATCACGCGGAGGCCCGTCAGCTGCTCACCGACAGCCGCGTGGTGAAGGACATCGGCGTCTGGAACGCCTGGCAGCGCGGCGAGATCCCCATGGACTGGCCGCTGATCGGTCTCGTCAACCCGGGCCGCTCCATGCTGACCGTCGACGGGGCCGACCACCGCAGGCTGCGCACCCTGGTAGCGCAGGCGCTGACGGTGAAGCGGGTGGAGCGGCTGCGGGCGAGCATCGAGGCGCTGACGAACGCTTCCCTGGACCGGCTGGCGGCACTGCCCAAGGGCGAGACCGTCGACCTGAAGGCGGAGTTCGCGTACCCGCTGCCGATGAACGTCATCAGCGAGCTGATGGGCGTGGACGCGGCCGACCACCCCCGGCTCAAGGAGCTGTTCGAGAAGTTCTTCTCGACGCAGACCCCGCCGGAGGAGGTCCCGCAGATGATGGCGGACCTCGGCACCCTCTTCACGAAGATCGTCGACGACAAGCGGGCGAACCCGGGCGACGACCTGACCAGCGCCCTGATCGCGGCGTCCGAGGACGGCGACCACCTCACCAACGAGGAGATCGTCAACACGCTCCAGCTGATCATCGCGGCCGGCCACGAGACGACGATCAGCCTGGTCGTCAACGTCGTCGAGGCCCTCCAGACCCACCCCGAGCAGCGCAAGCGCGTGCTGAACGGCGAGGTCCCGTGGGAGAACGTGATCGAGGAGACGCTGCGCTGGAACACCCCGACCTCGCACGTCCTGATCCGCTTCGCGACCGAGGACATCGAGGTCGGCGACACGATCCTGCCGAAGGGCGAGGGCCTGCTCATCTCCTTCGGCGCGCTGGGCCGCGACGAGAAGCAGTACGGGCCCACCGCCGGTGAGTTCGACATCACCCGCTCCCCCAACCGCCACATCGCCTTCGGCCACGGTCCGCACGTCTGCCCGGGCGCCGCGCTGTCCCGGCTGGAGGCGGGGGTCGCCCTGCCCGCGCTGTACGAGCGCTTCCCCGACCTGGACCTCGCGGTACCGGCCTCCGACCTGCGGAACAAGCCGATCGTGACCCAGAACGACCTGTACGAGCTTCCGGTCGATCTCGGCTGA
- a CDS encoding cytochrome P450 yields the protein MTQCPVSHGSVPLSGPRFQTDPVQLYRDMRRDHGAVAPVVLDGDVPAWLILGYRELHQVTNDPVLFSRDSDLWNQWENIPDTWPLLPMIGRRQPSILYTVGERHTVRAAMISNALEAVDPFALKQYAEEFADDLIDRFCSTGRTDIIAEYAMLLPARVLARLYGFSDEVGGPLVGALNDMIDGRERALAGQQHLGAAMGQLLADKHARPDDDVASRMLQDPGGFTVEEVAQDLMVMMAAGHQPTADWIGNSLRLMLTDDRFAASLSGGRHSVGEAMNEVLWEDTPTQNVAGRWASRDTHLGGRHIRAGDLLLLGIAAANGDPQVRTDGSALTGGNNAFLSFGHGEHRCPFPAQETAEVIARTGIEVLLDRLPDVDLAVPADKLTRRPSPWLRGLTDLPVHFTPTPALGGQK from the coding sequence GTGACCCAGTGCCCCGTGTCCCACGGTTCCGTACCCCTGTCCGGCCCGCGGTTCCAGACCGACCCCGTGCAGCTGTACCGGGACATGCGCCGGGACCACGGCGCCGTGGCCCCGGTCGTGCTCGACGGCGACGTGCCCGCGTGGCTGATCCTCGGCTACCGCGAGCTGCACCAGGTGACCAACGACCCGGTGCTCTTCAGCCGGGACTCGGACCTGTGGAACCAGTGGGAGAACATCCCGGACACCTGGCCGCTGCTGCCGATGATCGGACGCAGGCAGCCGTCGATCCTCTACACGGTCGGTGAGCGGCACACCGTCCGCGCGGCCATGATCAGCAACGCGCTGGAGGCCGTCGACCCGTTCGCGCTCAAGCAGTACGCGGAGGAGTTCGCCGACGACCTCATCGACCGCTTCTGCTCCACGGGCCGGACCGACATCATCGCCGAGTACGCGATGCTGCTCCCGGCCCGTGTCCTCGCGAGGCTCTACGGCTTCAGCGACGAGGTCGGCGGCCCCCTCGTGGGCGCGCTCAACGACATGATCGACGGCCGTGAGCGCGCGCTGGCCGGGCAGCAGCACCTGGGCGCCGCCATGGGGCAGCTCCTCGCCGACAAGCACGCCCGGCCCGACGACGACGTCGCGAGCCGGATGCTCCAGGACCCGGGCGGCTTCACCGTCGAGGAGGTCGCGCAGGACCTCATGGTGATGATGGCCGCGGGCCACCAGCCGACCGCCGACTGGATCGGCAACTCGCTGCGGCTGATGCTGACCGACGACCGTTTCGCCGCGTCGCTCTCCGGCGGCCGGCACAGCGTCGGCGAGGCCATGAACGAGGTGCTCTGGGAGGACACGCCCACCCAGAACGTGGCGGGCCGCTGGGCTTCCCGCGACACCCATCTCGGCGGACGCCACATCCGCGCCGGCGACCTGCTGCTCCTCGGCATCGCCGCCGCCAACGGCGACCCGCAGGTGCGCACCGACGGCTCCGCGCTGACCGGCGGCAACAACGCGTTCCTCTCCTTCGGCCACGGCGAGCACCGCTGCCCGTTCCCGGCCCAGGAGACCGCGGAGGTCATCGCCCGTACGGGGATCGAGGTGCTCCTGGACCGGCTCCCGGACGTGGACCTCGCCGTCCCCGCGGACAAGCTGACCCGGCGTCCGTCCCCGTGGCTGCGCGGACTGACGGACCTGCCGGTGCACTTCACGCCCACTCCCGCCCTTGGAGGCCAGAAATGA
- a CDS encoding GTP-binding protein — protein sequence MDSATSDRAALQATADNGLKIVVVGGFGVGKTTMVRSVSEIRPLNTEETMTRAGEAVDDLDGVHSKSSTTVAFDFGRITLDARSVLYLFGAPGQERFWFLWDRLFSGTLGAVVLVDTRRLADSWYAIDRLEHHGTPFIVACNDFGGPLHTEQQIREALDLSPDVPLVECDARDRSSSKYVLITLVEHLHALSLARAKDAGAALAGDRTAAMTPERTP from the coding sequence TTGGACTCCGCAACCTCTGACCGTGCCGCCCTGCAGGCGACGGCCGACAACGGACTGAAGATCGTCGTCGTCGGCGGCTTCGGGGTCGGCAAGACCACCATGGTCCGATCCGTGAGCGAGATCCGTCCGCTCAACACGGAAGAGACCATGACCCGCGCGGGCGAGGCCGTCGACGACCTCGACGGCGTGCACTCCAAGTCGTCCACCACGGTCGCCTTCGACTTCGGCCGCATCACGCTCGACGCGCGATCGGTCCTCTACCTCTTCGGCGCGCCCGGACAGGAACGCTTCTGGTTCCTGTGGGACCGCCTCTTCTCCGGCACCCTGGGCGCCGTCGTGCTCGTCGACACCCGGCGGCTCGCGGACTCCTGGTACGCGATCGACCGGCTGGAGCACCACGGCACGCCGTTCATCGTCGCGTGCAACGACTTCGGCGGCCCGCTCCACACGGAGCAGCAGATCCGCGAGGCCCTCGACCTGTCCCCCGACGTCCCGCTCGTGGAGTGCGACGCCCGGGACCGCTCGTCCAGCAAGTACGTCCTGATCACGCTGGTCGAGCACCTCCACGCACTCTCCCTGGCCCGCGCGAAGGACGCCGGAGCGGCGCTCGCCGGCGACCGGACCGCGGCGATGACCCCGGAGCGCACCCCGTGA
- a CDS encoding DUF742 domain-containing protein, which translates to MTPVPRPRPGRDDDPDRLYTLTGGRSRSDSAAFDLVTLVVAECEPNPGMQSEHVAILRMCDSPTAVVEISATLNLPVSIVRIMLCDLLDTGRISARHPRTARVEDRLPDTDTLEQVLVGLRNL; encoded by the coding sequence ATGACGCCGGTCCCGCGCCCCCGCCCCGGACGCGACGACGACCCGGACCGGCTGTACACCCTCACGGGTGGCCGCAGCCGGTCCGACTCGGCAGCGTTCGACCTGGTGACACTCGTCGTCGCCGAATGCGAACCGAACCCCGGGATGCAGTCGGAGCACGTCGCGATCCTGCGGATGTGCGACAGCCCCACCGCGGTCGTCGAGATCTCGGCCACCCTGAATCTGCCCGTCAGCATCGTCCGCATCATGCTGTGCGACCTGCTCGACACCGGCCGGATCAGCGCCCGCCACCCCCGTACTGCACGTGTCGAGGACCGGCTCCCCGACACCGACACCCTGGAACAGGTGCTCGTTGGACTCCGCAACCTCTGA
- a CDS encoding roadblock/LC7 domain-containing protein: MSATTDEKLNWLLEGLLDRTPGARHALVLSRDGLKLCRTPELSVDQADQLAAISAGIQSLSHGASIEFGDGSGGVRSAMTEFYGGVLFIVEAGAGAHLAVVAAEDSDVGLVGHNMSELVEQLGEYLVAPPRDPAGPGDSAASVAETADV, from the coding sequence ATGAGCGCGACCACCGACGAGAAGCTCAACTGGCTGCTGGAGGGGCTGCTCGACCGCACGCCCGGCGCCCGGCACGCCCTCGTCCTGTCCCGGGACGGCCTGAAGCTGTGCCGTACCCCCGAACTCTCCGTCGACCAGGCCGACCAGCTGGCCGCGATCTCCGCCGGCATCCAGAGCCTCTCGCACGGCGCGTCGATCGAGTTCGGTGACGGCAGCGGCGGCGTACGGTCCGCGATGACCGAGTTCTACGGCGGCGTGCTGTTCATCGTCGAGGCGGGCGCGGGCGCCCACCTGGCGGTCGTGGCCGCCGAGGACTCCGACGTCGGCCTCGTCGGCCACAACATGAGCGAACTCGTCGAGCAGCTCGGCGAGTACCTCGTCGCCCCTCCGCGCGACCCCGCGGGGCCCGGTGACTCAGCGGCCTCGGTCGCGGAAACCGCGGACGTATGA
- a CDS encoding sensor histidine kinase produces MRPSLRPTALALLISAAVTGALCLWAVAAAPASVRTALAWGTGTAAVLLCVAVTVTVHTLATARNLRALRATDSERFTAETSRLVSTSAAEAQRFTAETARIRAAASAETARAIAEADDRVARATTEAAEQHERLTAETARLTARARRSETERSAAISACANAAGRMQALATSMLADLREMEHRHTAEDVLGDLLHLDHRTAQAGRLADSIAVLTGARSGRRWAKPIVMESILRGAMGRIGGYQRIRLHSTSDVAIAGHAAEGVMHALSELLDNAANFSPPTAEVHVYVEEVPAGIVVTVEDSGLVMSDVQLRRAERAVSADNQDLTGISGTRLGLAVVGRLARKHGLTVSFRPSARGGTGALMMLPQELISRTPTPAPAAAPEPARHPEPEPDHATPGTEDRATATTTAGSPGPASRADEASRRPESESESTGTVPQIGESGLPKRRRGRTLAAAEARTGNATPGGADSPRPRATDPKVQAARFSTFSQAVRANSPHPEGNTR; encoded by the coding sequence TTGCGCCCTTCACTCCGGCCGACCGCACTCGCCCTGCTGATATCGGCAGCCGTTACCGGTGCTCTGTGCCTGTGGGCGGTCGCCGCCGCTCCCGCCTCGGTACGGACCGCCCTCGCCTGGGGGACGGGCACCGCCGCCGTCCTGCTGTGCGTCGCGGTGACCGTCACGGTCCACACGCTCGCCACCGCCCGCAACCTGCGCGCCCTGCGGGCCACCGACTCCGAACGCTTCACCGCGGAGACCTCACGCCTCGTCTCGACCTCCGCCGCCGAGGCGCAGCGCTTCACCGCGGAGACCGCGCGCATCAGAGCGGCCGCCTCCGCCGAGACCGCCCGCGCCATCGCCGAGGCGGACGACCGGGTCGCCCGGGCCACCACCGAGGCCGCCGAGCAGCACGAGCGGCTCACCGCCGAGACCGCGCGCCTCACCGCCCGCGCCCGGCGCAGCGAGACCGAGCGTTCCGCGGCGATCTCCGCGTGTGCCAACGCCGCGGGACGGATGCAGGCCCTGGCCACGAGCATGCTGGCCGACCTGCGCGAGATGGAGCACCGGCACACCGCCGAGGACGTCCTCGGCGACCTGCTGCACCTCGACCACCGCACGGCCCAGGCGGGCCGCCTCGCCGACTCCATCGCCGTACTGACCGGTGCGCGCTCCGGGCGCCGCTGGGCGAAGCCGATCGTCATGGAGTCGATCCTGCGCGGCGCGATGGGCCGGATCGGCGGCTACCAGCGCATCCGCCTCCACTCGACCAGTGACGTGGCGATCGCCGGCCACGCCGCCGAGGGCGTCATGCACGCCCTGTCCGAACTCCTTGACAACGCTGCCAACTTCTCGCCGCCCACGGCGGAGGTCCACGTGTACGTCGAGGAGGTCCCGGCGGGCATCGTCGTCACCGTCGAGGACAGCGGCCTGGTGATGAGCGACGTGCAGCTGCGCCGCGCCGAGCGCGCCGTGTCCGCCGACAACCAGGACCTCACGGGCATCTCCGGCACCCGCCTCGGCCTCGCCGTCGTCGGCCGGCTGGCCAGGAAGCACGGCCTCACCGTCTCCTTCCGGCCGTCGGCGCGCGGCGGCACGGGCGCGCTGATGATGCTGCCGCAGGAGCTCATCTCCCGTACGCCCACGCCCGCGCCCGCAGCCGCCCCGGAGCCCGCCCGGCACCCCGAGCCGGAGCCGGACCACGCGACGCCGGGCACCGAGGACCGGGCCACGGCCACCACGACGGCGGGCTCCCCCGGGCCCGCTTCGCGGGCGGACGAGGCGTCCCGGAGGCCGGAGTCCGAGTCCGAGTCCACCGGCACCGTCCCCCAGATCGGTGAGAGCGGCCTGCCCAAGCGCCGCCGCGGCCGCACCCTGGCCGCAGCCGAAGCCCGTACAGGCAACGCCACCCCCGGCGGAGCCGATTCCCCCAGGCCCCGTGCCACCGACCCGAAGGTGCAGGCTGCCCGCTTCAGCACCTTCAGCCAGGCGGTACGAGCCAATTCCCCGCACCCGGAAGGCAACACCCGATGA
- a CDS encoding LCP family protein produces MDAQGRGRDEGIDPADQWVLNPDTGDYELRLTPSSGRSSAAAGTSDTRTAPGPRRRTKPEAEPSGDRAAVPGQRGGRRGAGGGRGGREESRKQGGRAAAPATGRRKAKPRKSGKKKALVWTGGVLAFLLVGVGTTGYFVYQHFNGNITSVSTDGAGTGGFSKDRAINVLVIGTDKRTGDGNEGYGDAGSVGHADTNILFHVSKDRTNATALSIPRDLITDIPNCPTTMEDGSEKDIPATSGGRFNTSLGQSDRTPSCTMRTVTELTGITPDHFMVADFNAVKSLTTAVDGVDVCLAKDIDDKDSHLKLSQGEHTLQGEQALAFLRTRHSVGFGSDLSRIEIQQQFLGSLMRKLKSNDTLTSPTKMWSLAEAATKALTVDDKIDDINKLRKLGMELASVDPKNITFTTVPVLDNPNDKATVILDKSKAQQVFSMMREDVSFTEVEKKEKAAAKAADAAKLKGEMADAADVRVDVYNGGAPPGSAQNALDWLQNEEGVLKSTNQANAPEDVKKTTLVYAPNQADQARRLADLMGLSASALKPTTTDAGEMEPMKLTLGPDFTEAGSPLSAPSKAPEDIQRVEADKAVCAK; encoded by the coding sequence GTGGACGCGCAAGGCCGTGGGCGGGACGAGGGCATCGACCCCGCAGACCAGTGGGTACTCAACCCCGACACCGGTGATTACGAACTGCGACTGACCCCCTCCTCAGGGCGATCATCCGCGGCGGCCGGTACCTCCGACACCAGAACGGCGCCGGGACCGCGCCGCAGGACGAAGCCGGAGGCGGAGCCGTCCGGCGACCGGGCCGCCGTGCCCGGTCAGCGCGGCGGGCGCCGGGGTGCCGGCGGCGGACGCGGGGGCCGCGAGGAGTCGCGGAAGCAGGGCGGCCGGGCGGCCGCTCCGGCCACCGGGCGGCGCAAGGCGAAGCCCAGGAAGTCCGGGAAGAAGAAGGCCCTGGTGTGGACCGGCGGCGTGCTCGCCTTCCTGCTGGTGGGTGTCGGCACCACGGGCTACTTCGTGTACCAGCACTTCAACGGCAACATCACCTCCGTCTCCACCGACGGTGCCGGCACGGGCGGCTTCAGCAAGGACCGGGCGATCAACGTCCTGGTGATCGGGACCGACAAGCGGACCGGTGACGGCAACGAGGGCTACGGGGACGCGGGCAGCGTCGGCCACGCCGACACCAACATCCTCTTCCACGTCTCCAAGGACCGTACGAACGCCACCGCGCTGAGCATCCCGCGCGACCTGATAACGGACATCCCGAACTGTCCGACCACCATGGAGGACGGCTCCGAGAAGGACATCCCCGCGACCAGCGGCGGGCGTTTCAACACCAGCCTCGGGCAGTCGGACCGCACGCCCAGCTGCACCATGCGGACCGTCACCGAGCTCACCGGCATCACGCCCGACCACTTCATGGTGGCCGACTTCAACGCCGTCAAGTCCCTGACGACCGCCGTCGACGGTGTGGACGTCTGTCTCGCCAAGGACATCGACGACAAGGACTCGCACCTCAAGCTGTCCCAGGGCGAGCACACCCTCCAGGGCGAGCAGGCCCTCGCCTTCCTGCGCACCCGGCACTCCGTCGGCTTCGGCAGCGACCTGAGCCGCATCGAGATCCAGCAGCAGTTCCTGGGCTCGCTGATGCGCAAGCTGAAGTCCAACGACACCCTGACCAGCCCCACCAAGATGTGGTCGCTCGCGGAGGCCGCCACCAAGGCCCTCACCGTCGACGACAAGATCGACGACATCAACAAGCTGCGCAAACTGGGCATGGAGCTGGCCTCGGTCGACCCCAAGAACATCACCTTCACCACGGTCCCGGTGCTGGACAACCCGAACGACAAGGCCACCGTCATCCTCGACAAGTCCAAGGCCCAGCAGGTCTTCTCGATGATGCGCGAGGACGTGTCCTTCACCGAGGTGGAGAAGAAGGAGAAGGCCGCCGCCAAGGCCGCGGACGCCGCCAAGCTCAAGGGCGAGATGGCCGACGCGGCGGACGTCCGGGTCGACGTCTACAACGGCGGCGCGCCTCCCGGCTCCGCGCAGAACGCCCTGGACTGGCTGCAGAACGAAGAGGGCGTGCTGAAGTCCACGAACCAGGCGAACGCGCCGGAGGACGTGAAGAAGACCACCCTCGTCTACGCGCCCAACCAGGCCGACCAGGCCCGCAGGCTGGCCGACCTGATGGGCCTCTCGGCCTCGGCCCTCAAGCCGACGACGACGGACGCGGGCGAGATGGAACCGATGAAGCTGACCCTGGGGCCGGACTTCACGGAGGCGGGCAGCCCGCTCTCGGCCCCGAGCAAGGCGCCCGAGGACATCCAGCGCGTGGAGGCGGACAAGGCGGTCTGCGCCAAGTGA